Proteins from one Nakamurella multipartita DSM 44233 genomic window:
- a CDS encoding DUF998 domain-containing protein, whose translation MTAPWPTATHSTSPTCPPADRITKSLLGYGVIAGPFYVAVALAQALTRHGFELSRHSWSLLANGDWGWIQVANFILTGLMVIAFAVGLDRALGRGPGATWVPRLIGVFGVSMITAGLFRADPVAGFPVGSPAGSVPSWTGLVHLAAGGIGFTCLAIACTLMAARYRKERRPVFAAFSAITGIVFLAAFLALAGSGGAPVATLAFVGAVVLVWTWMTMVAIDQYRTVAARSR comes from the coding sequence ATGACCGCACCCTGGCCCACCGCCACCCACTCGACCAGCCCGACCTGCCCCCCGGCCGACCGGATCACCAAGTCCCTGCTGGGCTACGGCGTCATCGCCGGGCCGTTCTACGTCGCGGTGGCGCTGGCCCAGGCGCTGACCCGGCACGGCTTCGAGCTGAGCCGTCATTCCTGGAGCCTGCTGGCCAACGGCGACTGGGGCTGGATCCAGGTCGCCAACTTCATCCTCACCGGCCTGATGGTGATCGCCTTCGCGGTCGGCCTGGATCGTGCGCTGGGCCGCGGGCCGGGCGCGACCTGGGTCCCGCGATTGATCGGCGTCTTCGGCGTCAGCATGATCACCGCCGGTCTCTTCCGCGCGGACCCGGTCGCCGGGTTCCCGGTCGGGTCCCCGGCCGGGTCGGTCCCGTCCTGGACCGGGCTGGTGCATCTGGCCGCCGGCGGGATCGGCTTCACCTGCCTGGCCATCGCCTGCACGCTGATGGCGGCGCGGTACCGCAAGGAACGCCGGCCGGTCTTCGCAGCCTTCTCGGCGATCACCGGCATCGTCTTCCTGGCTGCCTTCCTGGCCCTGGCCGGCAGCGGCGGCGCCCCGGTGGCCACGCTGGCGTTCGTTGGCGCCGTCGTGCTGGTGTGGACCTGGATGACGATGGTCGCGATCGACCAGTACCGGACGGTCGCCGCCAGGTCCCGCTAG
- a CDS encoding IS481 family transposase, with translation MAHRNAPLTPEGRRRLCQRVDAGRPICHVAAEAGVARQTLAKWHARWKADGPAGLQDRSSRPVSSPGQVDAQVEDVVEYLRRHLKLGPVMLAAELREFGITLAPSTIHRVLVRRGISRLRHLDVTGHQLREPVRRYEWAAPGDLIHVDVKKIGRIPDGGGWRIHGRGNDAHRASQRGQRPGYAFLHTAIDDRSRLAYTEELADEKSVTAAGFWARAVEFFAAHGIERIHRVLTDNGSCYRGKDFNTALGATVHKYTRPYRPQTNGKVERYHRTLAREWAYRQAWSCNDERAAALAGFVHRYNYHRPHTALKGKPPAYRTPAVTNLSGLNS, from the coding sequence GTGGCCCACCGTAACGCCCCGCTGACCCCCGAGGGACGCCGACGCCTGTGCCAGCGCGTCGACGCCGGTCGGCCGATCTGTCACGTCGCCGCCGAGGCCGGCGTGGCCCGGCAAACCCTGGCCAAGTGGCACGCCCGCTGGAAGGCCGACGGTCCGGCCGGCCTGCAGGACCGCTCGTCGCGCCCGGTGTCCTCACCCGGCCAGGTCGACGCCCAGGTCGAGGACGTCGTGGAGTATCTGCGGCGGCACCTCAAGCTCGGTCCGGTGATGCTGGCCGCGGAGCTGCGCGAGTTCGGGATCACGCTGGCGCCGTCGACGATCCACCGGGTCCTGGTGCGCCGGGGCATCTCTCGCCTGCGGCACCTGGACGTCACCGGCCATCAGCTGCGGGAACCGGTCCGCCGGTACGAGTGGGCCGCGCCCGGTGACCTGATCCACGTCGATGTGAAGAAGATCGGCCGCATCCCCGACGGCGGCGGCTGGCGAATCCACGGCCGGGGCAACGACGCCCACCGAGCCTCCCAGCGGGGTCAGCGACCCGGGTACGCGTTCCTGCACACCGCGATCGATGACCGGTCCCGGCTGGCCTACACCGAAGAACTGGCCGACGAGAAGTCCGTGACCGCGGCCGGTTTCTGGGCCCGCGCGGTCGAGTTCTTCGCCGCGCACGGCATCGAGAGGATCCACCGGGTGCTGACCGACAACGGTTCCTGCTACCGCGGCAAGGACTTCAACACCGCTCTGGGGGCCACGGTCCACAAGTACACCCGACCGTACCGACCGCAGACCAACGGAAAGGTCGAGCGGTACCACCGGACCCTGGCCCGGGAATGGGCCTACCGCCAGGCCTGGTCCTGCAACGACGAACGAGCCGCCGCCCTGGCCGGGTTCGTGCACCGCTACAACTACCATCGGCCGCACACCGCGCTGAAGGGCAAACCGCCCGCCTACCGCACGCCAGCCGTTACCAACCTGTCCGGGCTCAACAGCTAG
- a CDS encoding YciI family protein → MRYLVLLTGTQPGTPPPPELMEAIMNLGAEATAAGVLLDTAGLMPRAGSARVQVAGGQLSVTDGPFAEAKEFISYALYQVRSQAEAVEWSTRFMQLHADRWPGWSGQADVVKVMGPEDFGPPA, encoded by the coding sequence ATGCGCTACCTCGTCCTGCTCACGGGAACCCAGCCCGGCACCCCGCCGCCCCCGGAATTGATGGAGGCGATCATGAATCTCGGCGCGGAGGCGACCGCCGCCGGGGTGCTGCTCGACACCGCCGGCCTGATGCCGCGCGCCGGCTCCGCCCGGGTCCAGGTCGCCGGCGGGCAGCTCAGCGTCACCGACGGCCCGTTCGCCGAGGCCAAGGAGTTCATCAGCTACGCGCTCTACCAGGTCCGCAGCCAGGCCGAGGCGGTCGAATGGTCGACCCGGTTCATGCAGCTGCACGCGGACCGGTGGCCCGGATGGAGCGGTCAGGCCGACGTGGTCAAGGTGATGGGCCCGGAGGACTTCGGCCCGCCGGCCTGA
- a CDS encoding RNA polymerase sigma factor: MSTATREAVEAVWRIESARLIAGLARVTGDLGLAEELAQDALVTALEQWPSGGIPANPAGWLMTTAKRLAIDAHRRRIVYQRKLETIGRAQPGHDLADEIGRAIDDALDDHIGDDLLRLIFTAAHPALSTESRVALTLRCLCGLSTQEIGRAYLVSTATAAARIVRAKRTLAAQSVRFELPDPAAMADRLASVLEVIYLIFNEGYSASSGDDWMRPALCEEALRLGRVLAGMVPDEPEVHGLVALMEIQASRTAARTGREGEPVLLADQDRRAWDRLLIRRGLAALQRAESLSKPIGPYTLQAAIAACHARATRAQDTDWARIASLYVVLAHVWPSPVVELNRAVAVGMADGPAAGLAVLDAAVNRGELGDYPLAHAVRGDLLARSGNHGEAAQHFHRAAELTRNAGERKVFTRRAAELAAPEVSAGCRPPGS; this comes from the coding sequence GTGAGCACCGCCACCCGGGAGGCCGTCGAGGCGGTGTGGCGCATCGAGTCGGCCCGGCTGATCGCCGGGCTGGCCCGGGTCACCGGCGACCTGGGCCTGGCCGAGGAACTCGCCCAGGACGCGCTGGTCACCGCCCTGGAACAGTGGCCGAGCGGCGGCATCCCGGCCAACCCGGCCGGGTGGCTGATGACCACGGCCAAACGGTTGGCGATCGACGCCCACCGGCGCCGGATCGTGTACCAGCGCAAACTGGAGACGATCGGCCGCGCACAGCCCGGCCATGATCTGGCCGACGAGATCGGCCGGGCGATCGACGATGCGCTGGACGACCACATCGGCGACGACCTGCTGCGGCTGATCTTCACCGCGGCCCACCCGGCCCTGTCCACCGAATCCCGGGTCGCCCTGACCCTGCGCTGCCTGTGCGGTCTGTCCACCCAGGAGATCGGTCGGGCCTACCTGGTGAGCACCGCCACCGCGGCCGCCCGGATCGTCCGCGCCAAACGGACGCTCGCCGCGCAGTCCGTGCGCTTCGAGCTGCCCGACCCGGCGGCGATGGCCGATCGGCTGGCCTCGGTCCTCGAGGTCATCTACCTGATCTTCAACGAGGGGTACTCGGCCTCGTCCGGGGACGACTGGATGCGGCCGGCGCTGTGCGAGGAGGCCTTGCGGCTGGGCCGGGTGCTCGCCGGGATGGTGCCGGACGAGCCGGAGGTGCACGGGCTCGTCGCCCTGATGGAGATCCAGGCGTCCAGAACCGCGGCCCGGACCGGACGCGAAGGGGAACCGGTCCTGCTGGCCGACCAGGACCGGCGCGCGTGGGACCGGTTGCTGATCCGCCGCGGCCTGGCCGCCCTGCAGCGGGCCGAGTCCCTGTCCAAGCCGATCGGGCCGTACACCCTGCAGGCCGCGATCGCCGCCTGTCACGCCCGGGCGACCCGGGCGCAGGACACCGACTGGGCCCGAATCGCCTCGTTGTACGTCGTCCTGGCTCATGTGTGGCCCTCACCGGTGGTCGAGCTGAACCGGGCCGTCGCGGTGGGGATGGCGGACGGTCCGGCGGCCGGACTGGCCGTCCTCGACGCCGCCGTGAACCGGGGCGAGCTGGGCGACTACCCGCTGGCGCACGCCGTCCGCGGCGACCTGCTAGCCCGCTCGGGGAATCACGGCGAGGCCGCGCAGCACTTCCACCGGGCCGCCGAGCTGACCCGCAACGCCGGCGAACGAAAGGTGTTCACCCGGCGCGCCGCCGAGCTGGCGGCGCCCGAGGTCAGCGCCGGGTGTCGTCCGCCCGGAAGTTGA
- the dcd gene encoding dCTP deaminase, whose product MLLSDRDLLAEIEAGSLALDPFDASLVQPSSIDVRLDRFFRVFNNSRYTHIDPKVQQDDLTSLVEVDDEDAFVLHPGEFVLGSTFERVTLSDSLAGRLEGKSSLGRLGLLTHSTAGFIDPGFTGHITLELSNVANLPITLWPGMKIGQLCLFRLTSPALHPYGSAEAGSRYQGQRGPTPSRAHLNFRADDTRR is encoded by the coding sequence ATGCTGCTGTCCGACCGGGACCTTCTGGCCGAGATCGAGGCCGGGTCACTCGCCCTGGACCCGTTCGACGCCTCGCTCGTCCAGCCCTCCAGCATCGACGTCCGGCTGGACCGGTTCTTCCGGGTGTTCAACAACTCGCGCTACACCCACATCGACCCCAAGGTCCAGCAGGACGACCTGACCAGCCTGGTCGAGGTTGACGACGAGGACGCGTTCGTGCTGCATCCGGGCGAGTTCGTGCTCGGCTCGACGTTCGAACGGGTGACCCTGTCCGACTCGCTGGCCGGTCGGCTGGAGGGCAAGTCGTCCCTGGGGCGGCTGGGCCTGCTGACCCATTCGACCGCCGGGTTCATCGACCCCGGCTTCACCGGGCACATCACCCTGGAGCTGTCGAACGTCGCCAACCTGCCGATCACCCTGTGGCCGGGGATGAAGATCGGCCAGCTGTGCCTGTTCCGGCTCACTTCGCCGGCCCTGCACCCGTATGGCTCGGCCGAGGCCGGCTCCCGCTACCAGGGGCAACGCGGCCCCACGCCGTCGCGGGCCCACCTCAACTTCCGGGCGGACGACACCCGGCGCTGA
- a CDS encoding alpha-amylase family protein: MSTRLSSATHPVIVEINTWPWLNRLSRLRRGAGAPIELGTVPDQAWDELAAPGVDAVWLMGVWRRSPAGVAIALANPDLTASFGAALPDWTPADVAGSPYCIREYVVDEQLGGPAGLAAARAALADRGVGLILDFVPNHVAPDHPWVTGRPELFVAGTDADLERDPAAFVRVGQRVLANGRDPYFPAWPDVVQLDAFAPALRATVIDTLDAIAAQCDGVRCDMAMLMMNEIFARTWGERVGPAPAADYWPTVIPAVRERHPGFRFLAEAYWDTEWALQQQGFDFCYDKRLYDRLVHGPAEQVRAHLSADLDYQNKLVRFVENHDEPRAAAVFGDERAPVTAVAALTQAGARLIHDGQAQGWRTQLPVFLGRYPDEPTDEGLAASARALLEVLADPTFHTGRWRLAERAGWPGSGFENLVAWCWEGPTRWLVVVNLSGLAVTGRVRLPLDGLGGHMWRLVDPTHDVTYERNGHDLVDGLFVRLGPWDWHLLRIDRSHG, from the coding sequence GTGAGCACCCGGCTGAGCAGCGCCACGCATCCGGTGATCGTTGAGATCAACACCTGGCCGTGGCTGAACCGGCTGAGCCGGCTGAGGCGGGGGGCCGGGGCGCCGATCGAGCTGGGCACGGTCCCTGACCAGGCCTGGGACGAGCTGGCCGCACCCGGTGTCGACGCCGTCTGGCTGATGGGCGTGTGGCGGCGCAGCCCGGCCGGGGTGGCGATCGCGCTGGCCAACCCCGACCTGACCGCGTCCTTCGGCGCCGCGCTGCCGGACTGGACACCCGCCGACGTCGCCGGGTCGCCGTACTGCATCCGTGAGTACGTCGTCGACGAGCAGCTGGGCGGGCCGGCCGGGCTGGCCGCCGCCCGCGCCGCGCTGGCCGACCGCGGCGTCGGCCTGATCCTGGATTTCGTGCCCAACCACGTCGCACCGGACCACCCCTGGGTGACCGGCCGGCCCGAGCTGTTCGTCGCCGGCACCGACGCCGACCTCGAGCGGGACCCGGCCGCGTTCGTCCGGGTGGGCCAGCGCGTCCTGGCCAACGGGCGCGACCCCTACTTCCCGGCCTGGCCGGACGTCGTGCAGCTCGACGCCTTCGCGCCCGCGTTGCGGGCCACCGTCATCGACACCCTGGACGCGATCGCCGCGCAGTGCGACGGGGTGCGCTGCGACATGGCGATGCTGATGATGAACGAGATCTTCGCCCGCACCTGGGGCGAGCGGGTCGGGCCGGCGCCGGCGGCCGACTACTGGCCGACCGTCATCCCGGCCGTGCGGGAGCGTCATCCCGGATTCCGATTCCTGGCCGAGGCCTACTGGGACACCGAGTGGGCGCTGCAGCAGCAGGGTTTCGACTTCTGCTACGACAAACGACTCTACGACCGGCTGGTGCACGGGCCGGCCGAGCAGGTGCGGGCCCACCTGAGCGCCGACCTGGACTACCAGAACAAGCTGGTCCGGTTCGTGGAGAACCACGACGAGCCGCGGGCCGCCGCCGTGTTCGGGGACGAGCGGGCGCCGGTGACGGCGGTGGCCGCGCTGACCCAGGCCGGGGCGCGGCTGATCCACGACGGGCAGGCGCAGGGCTGGCGCACCCAGCTGCCGGTGTTCCTGGGTCGCTACCCCGACGAACCCACCGACGAGGGGTTGGCTGCGTCCGCGCGGGCCCTGCTCGAGGTGCTGGCCGATCCGACGTTCCACACCGGCCGGTGGCGGCTGGCCGAGCGTGCCGGCTGGCCCGGCTCCGGCTTTGAGAACCTGGTCGCCTGGTGCTGGGAGGGCCCCACCCGCTGGCTGGTCGTGGTCAACCTGAGCGGGCTGGCCGTCACCGGGCGGGTCCGGTTGCCCCTGGACGGCCTGGGCGGCCACATGTGGCGGCTGGTCGACCCGACCCACGACGTGACCTACGAGCGCAACGGGCACGACCTGGTGGACGGGCTGTTCGTCCGGCTCGGCCCGTGGGACTGGCACCTGCTTCGTATCGACCGGTCCCACGGCTGA
- a CDS encoding class I SAM-dependent methyltransferase, translating into MTDRDWARRADQLAGQAYAEGRPTGWFDQLYAEGAAGVIDMPWNRTDPQPLLLDWFTGWAGRQPPGRACVVGCGLGADAEFLAARGWATTGFDLSPAAIGAAGARYPDSAVDYRVADLLDLPADLVGAFDLVVEIFTLQAMPDPPRRQAARGVVSLLAPGGTLLVVSFRATGAVTAPPPFPLTRDDLRALEVDGVVARHVEELPGERWRAELVRGPIRR; encoded by the coding sequence GTGACCGATCGTGACTGGGCGCGGCGCGCCGATCAGCTGGCCGGGCAGGCGTACGCCGAGGGGCGACCAACCGGATGGTTCGACCAGCTCTACGCCGAGGGCGCCGCCGGCGTCATCGACATGCCGTGGAACCGCACGGATCCGCAGCCACTGCTGCTGGACTGGTTCACCGGGTGGGCCGGCCGGCAGCCGCCCGGCCGGGCCTGTGTGGTCGGCTGCGGGCTGGGCGCGGACGCCGAGTTCCTGGCCGCCCGGGGGTGGGCGACCACCGGCTTCGACCTCTCGCCCGCCGCGATCGGTGCGGCGGGTGCCCGCTATCCGGACTCGGCCGTCGACTACCGGGTGGCCGACCTGCTGGACCTGCCGGCCGACCTGGTCGGCGCGTTCGATCTGGTCGTCGAGATCTTCACCCTGCAGGCCATGCCCGACCCGCCGCGCCGGCAGGCCGCCCGCGGGGTCGTCTCGCTGCTCGCCCCCGGCGGCACCCTGCTGGTCGTCTCCTTCCGCGCCACCGGCGCGGTCACCGCACCGCCCCCGTTCCCGTTGACCCGGGACGATCTGCGGGCCCTGGAGGTCGACGGGGTGGTCGCTCGCCACGTCGAGGAACTGCCCGGCGAGCGCTGGCGGGCCGAACTGGTCCGCGGCCCGATTCGCCGGTGA
- a CDS encoding sulfatase-like hydrolase/transferase, giving the protein MTAPRLGRADGRPNVLLITTGEERYTLPKLDGFTLPARDWLHQRGTSFDDYYVASAMCSSSRSVMYTGQHVTSTMIFDNDNMPYIRPLDPGMATLGTMMQAAGYYTAYQGKWHLSNAYRTPQNPGETSKALQPYGFTEFNDWGDIDGGAWAGLKVDPVIAGQAVRWLRDKAPVVARDQPWFMTVNFVNPHDIMSYDYGSTRSITPPPNLAEAVKVKPPAETPLYSKVWDIDVPDNAGDDLSGAPQAVREYAGLADAMFGPVVDPQDWRLGLNFYVNCIRDVDRSVSLVLDALVASGQADRTVVVFTSDHGELAGSHGLRQKGNLVYDENFHVPLVIVHPDIPGGGRTQALGSAVDLAPTILHLAGVDPDELRGEFDGLGGHSLVPALADGAQVRDGVLTAVESVLTLDADFWRAFGQADAPARIQSGELRPDWHKRGFLRGYTDNRYSFGRYFSPLAPNRPRTVDELLAANDVVLYDRVTDPGETRNLATDPTQRELVATYLAKLEALIDAEIGRDDQPWITEKPLLLGAPKWRGDS; this is encoded by the coding sequence ATGACCGCACCCCGCCTCGGCCGCGCCGACGGGCGCCCCAACGTCCTGCTGATCACCACCGGCGAGGAGCGCTACACGCTGCCCAAACTGGACGGCTTCACCCTGCCGGCCCGGGACTGGCTGCACCAGCGCGGCACCAGCTTCGACGACTACTACGTCGCCTCGGCGATGTGCAGCTCGTCGCGTTCGGTGATGTATACCGGGCAGCACGTCACCAGCACCATGATCTTCGACAACGACAACATGCCCTACATCCGCCCGCTCGATCCGGGCATGGCCACCCTGGGCACGATGATGCAGGCGGCCGGCTACTACACCGCCTACCAGGGCAAGTGGCACCTGTCCAACGCCTACCGCACCCCGCAGAACCCGGGGGAGACGTCGAAGGCGTTGCAGCCGTACGGGTTCACCGAGTTCAACGACTGGGGCGACATCGACGGCGGGGCGTGGGCCGGGCTCAAGGTGGACCCGGTGATCGCCGGGCAGGCGGTGCGCTGGCTCCGGGACAAGGCCCCGGTCGTGGCGCGCGACCAGCCCTGGTTCATGACCGTCAACTTCGTCAATCCGCACGACATCATGAGCTACGACTACGGCAGCACCCGCTCGATCACCCCGCCGCCGAACCTGGCCGAGGCGGTCAAGGTCAAGCCGCCGGCGGAAACGCCGCTGTACAGCAAGGTCTGGGACATCGACGTGCCGGACAACGCCGGCGACGACCTGTCCGGCGCCCCGCAGGCCGTGCGCGAGTACGCCGGGCTGGCCGACGCGATGTTCGGCCCGGTGGTCGACCCGCAGGACTGGCGGCTGGGCCTGAACTTCTACGTCAACTGCATCCGCGACGTCGACCGCAGCGTCTCCCTGGTGCTGGACGCCCTGGTCGCGTCCGGGCAGGCCGACCGCACGGTGGTCGTGTTCACCAGCGACCACGGCGAGCTGGCCGGTTCGCACGGGCTGCGGCAGAAGGGAAACCTGGTCTACGACGAGAACTTCCACGTTCCGCTGGTCATCGTGCACCCGGACATCCCGGGCGGCGGCCGCACCCAGGCGCTCGGCTCGGCGGTCGACCTTGCGCCGACCATCCTGCACCTGGCCGGGGTCGACCCGGACGAGCTGCGGGGCGAGTTCGACGGCCTGGGCGGTCATTCGCTGGTGCCGGCGCTGGCCGACGGCGCCCAGGTGCGCGACGGCGTGCTGACCGCGGTGGAATCGGTGCTGACCCTGGACGCCGACTTCTGGCGGGCCTTCGGCCAGGCCGATGCGCCGGCCCGAATCCAGTCCGGCGAGCTGCGACCGGACTGGCACAAGCGCGGCTTCCTGCGCGGCTACACCGACAACCGGTACTCCTTCGGGCGCTACTTCTCGCCGCTGGCGCCGAACCGCCCGCGCACCGTCGACGAGCTGCTGGCCGCCAACGACGTGGTGCTCTACGACCGGGTCACCGACCCGGGGGAGACCCGCAACCTGGCCACCGACCCGACCCAACGGGAGCTGGTGGCCACCTACCTGGCCAAGTTGGAGGCGCTGATCGACGCCGAGATCGGCCGGGACGACCAGCCTTGGATCACCGAGAAGCCGTTGCTGCTGGGCGCGCCCAAGTGGCGCGGCGACAGCTGA
- a CDS encoding TetR/AcrR family transcriptional regulator, whose product MSSPAIGRVDRRKARTRAALIAAGQRILADRGTTEVAVQDITDEAGVGLGSFYNHFTTKSELFEAAVFDLLDAFAAGIDAARADVQDPAELVAIGIRSTCRLAATRPAVARVLVLTGPEFLVADRGLAPLASRDLRQGLASGRFTLARPALALAVVGGSVLAFLQMRLTADGSGSVTDADADLLAATLLTTLGLPAAEAAEIAHRPLPVLDPPPGPTPQGEPS is encoded by the coding sequence GTGTCCAGCCCCGCGATCGGTCGCGTCGACCGGCGAAAGGCCCGTACCCGGGCCGCGCTGATCGCCGCCGGGCAACGGATCCTGGCCGACCGCGGGACCACCGAGGTGGCCGTGCAGGACATCACCGACGAGGCCGGCGTCGGCCTCGGATCGTTCTACAACCACTTCACGACCAAGTCCGAGCTGTTCGAGGCGGCCGTGTTCGACCTGCTCGACGCGTTCGCCGCCGGTATCGACGCGGCCCGGGCTGACGTGCAGGATCCGGCCGAACTGGTCGCGATCGGCATTCGCTCGACCTGCCGGCTGGCCGCCACCCGGCCGGCCGTGGCCCGGGTGCTGGTGTTGACCGGTCCCGAGTTCCTGGTGGCCGACCGGGGTCTGGCCCCGCTGGCCAGCCGGGACCTGCGGCAGGGGCTGGCGTCGGGCCGGTTCACCCTGGCCCGTCCGGCCCTGGCCCTGGCCGTCGTCGGTGGCAGCGTGCTGGCCTTCCTGCAGATGCGGCTGACCGCGGACGGGAGCGGCTCGGTCACCGACGCCGACGCCGACCTGCTGGCCGCGACCCTGCTCACCACCCTGGGCCTGCCGGCCGCCGAGGCGGCCGAGATCGCCCACCGACCCCTGCCCGTCCTCGATCCGCCGCCCGGACCCACACCCCAAGGAGAACCTTCATGA
- a CDS encoding LURP-one-related/scramblase family protein, giving the protein MFHHQSAPDVTDLPTGAYLVRRKLSSIEGFLVYDHTDTQLYHFKGHLAFPGQRWSMLDATGTEVAGLLRPAMHIHPTFTVTRPGRTDVVIRKANFAPIKESWRIEGAEDGDIDLRGDLLNHEFVFERNGQAVGSTTRRWISLTDAYTLQVNDMDPVLAIAAAVGIDSIEEDRQR; this is encoded by the coding sequence GTGTTCCATCACCAGTCCGCACCCGACGTCACCGACCTGCCCACCGGGGCATACCTTGTGCGGCGCAAGCTGTCCAGCATCGAAGGGTTCCTGGTCTACGACCACACCGACACCCAGCTCTACCACTTCAAGGGCCACCTGGCCTTTCCCGGCCAGCGGTGGAGCATGCTGGACGCCACCGGCACGGAGGTCGCCGGCCTGCTCCGGCCGGCCATGCACATCCACCCCACCTTCACCGTCACCCGGCCCGGCCGGACCGACGTGGTCATCCGCAAGGCCAACTTCGCGCCGATCAAGGAGAGCTGGCGGATCGAGGGCGCCGAGGACGGTGACATCGACCTGCGCGGGGACCTGCTCAATCACGAGTTCGTCTTCGAACGCAACGGCCAGGCCGTCGGCAGCACCACCCGCCGGTGGATCTCGTTGACCGACGCCTACACCCTGCAGGTCAACGACATGGACCCCGTGCTGGCCATCGCGGCGGCCGTGGGCATCGACTCCATCGAAGAGGACCGGCAGCGCTGA
- a CDS encoding bifunctional 3'-5' exonuclease/DNA polymerase, translating to MLACARRPDGTLVVQQLTDDGDRVGAPHDLDQHDLDQLDPAGQRWLWASTGVDYPPLMAAGIRAARCHDVAVVERILLGRAGAFGEPTSPAAVLARAQGRPAPAERVADLDPAPTLFELSGPADQPPDEDPTETLRLAYLDQRARAGRDGALGLLLAAECASALAATEMGAVGLPWRRDIHLAVLAELLGPRPVGGGRPPTLAALADEISQAFGFPVNPDSAVDVRAAFRRVGFDIESTRSWVIKAIDHPAVRPVLAYKELVRLHTANGWAWLEQWVRGNRFHAEYLSGAVVSGRWATRGGGALQIPRVLRQAVVADPGYRLIVADAAQLEPRVLAAISADLVLQAISAEDDLYAGLAADGFGGNRAAAKVAMLGAMYGQTTGEGGRLVSTLRARYPQAMGYVDGAARAGERGEVVHSVLGRACPPPGTSWEAVRIGRQQDATPAERTLADRLAGDRGRFTRNFVVQASAADWAAVWLAGLRTSLTEVAGAELVFFQHDELIVHAPEPVAEPVAGLIEDAADAARRLVFPGSAVQTPVRPVIVDRYADAK from the coding sequence GTGCTGGCCTGCGCGCGCCGGCCCGACGGCACGCTGGTGGTGCAGCAGCTCACCGACGACGGCGATCGGGTCGGAGCACCGCATGACCTGGATCAGCACGACCTGGATCAGCTGGACCCGGCCGGTCAGCGCTGGCTGTGGGCGAGCACCGGGGTGGACTACCCGCCGCTGATGGCCGCCGGCATCCGGGCGGCCCGCTGTCACGACGTCGCGGTGGTCGAGCGGATCCTGCTCGGCCGGGCCGGCGCGTTCGGCGAGCCGACCAGTCCCGCGGCCGTGCTCGCCCGGGCCCAGGGTCGCCCGGCCCCGGCCGAGCGGGTCGCCGACCTCGACCCGGCGCCGACCCTGTTCGAGCTGTCCGGCCCGGCCGACCAGCCGCCGGACGAGGACCCGACCGAGACGCTGCGGCTGGCCTACCTCGACCAGCGGGCCCGGGCCGGCCGGGACGGCGCGCTCGGTCTGCTGCTGGCCGCCGAGTGCGCGTCGGCCCTGGCCGCGACCGAAATGGGTGCGGTTGGCCTGCCCTGGCGCCGGGACATCCATCTGGCCGTGCTGGCCGAGCTGCTGGGTCCGCGGCCGGTCGGTGGGGGCCGCCCGCCGACGCTGGCCGCGTTGGCCGACGAGATCAGCCAGGCCTTCGGCTTCCCGGTCAATCCCGATTCGGCGGTCGACGTGCGAGCGGCCTTCCGGCGGGTCGGGTTCGACATCGAGAGCACCCGGTCCTGGGTGATCAAGGCGATCGACCATCCCGCGGTGCGCCCGGTGCTCGCGTACAAGGAACTGGTCCGCCTGCACACCGCCAACGGTTGGGCCTGGCTGGAGCAGTGGGTGCGCGGCAACCGGTTTCACGCCGAATACCTGTCCGGGGCGGTGGTGTCCGGCCGCTGGGCCACCCGCGGTGGGGGCGCCCTGCAGATCCCGCGGGTGCTGCGGCAGGCCGTCGTCGCCGACCCCGGCTACCGGCTGATCGTCGCCGACGCCGCCCAGCTGGAGCCGCGGGTGCTCGCCGCGATCTCCGCAGACCTGGTGCTGCAGGCGATCTCGGCCGAGGACGACCTGTATGCGGGGCTGGCCGCGGACGGATTCGGCGGGAACCGGGCGGCGGCCAAGGTCGCCATGCTGGGGGCGATGTACGGGCAGACCACCGGTGAGGGCGGGCGGCTGGTCAGCACCCTGCGCGCCCGCTACCCGCAGGCCATGGGTTACGTCGACGGGGCGGCCCGGGCCGGCGAACGCGGCGAGGTGGTGCATTCGGTGCTGGGCCGGGCCTGCCCGCCGCCGGGAACCTCATGGGAGGCGGTTCGCATCGGCCGGCAGCAGGACGCCACCCCCGCCGAACGGACGCTGGCCGACCGGTTGGCCGGTGATCGGGGCCGGTTCACCCGCAACTTCGTGGTCCAGGCGTCGGCGGCCGACTGGGCCGCCGTCTGGCTGGCCGGTCTGCGCACCTCGTTGACCGAGGTGGCCGGGGCCGAGCTGGTCTTCTTCCAGCACGACGAGCTGATCGTGCACGCCCCCGAGCCCGTCGCGGAGCCGGTGGCCGGGCTGATCGAGGACGCCGCCGACGCCGCCCGGCGGCTGGTCTTTCCCGGGTCAGCCGTCCAGACCCCGGTGCGCCCGGTGATCGTCGACCGGTACGCCGACGCCAAGTGA